In the Clostridium beijerinckii genome, one interval contains:
- a CDS encoding B12-binding domain-containing radical SAM protein: MKVLITAIDSKFIHSNLAVRYLKSFTRDMDYESKIKEFTINDREGRILEEIIKEKPDIVAFSTYIWNVELISRVANLIKRVDSNIEILYGGPEVSFDSRSFLKNNVGEYVIEGEGEKTYRDFILYKLGKIKLEDVRGLHYKVNDIVYSNEKRPLMSMDEIFFPYEENEDLTNKIVYYEASRGCPFNCKYCLSSTSHGVRFLDIDRVLKDLMYFINKEVRLVKFVDRTFNCNSKFAMAIWDFLINQDTNTQFHFEISADILKPQEIELLSKAPKGRFRFEVGVQTTNDEVLRNINRFVNFSDIKEKVLEIEALRNIDQHLDLIAGLPGEDYESFKKSFNDMYEIKPEEIQLGFLKLLKGSSMREDADKYGMEYSPYPPYEILKTDKISYEELLKLKKVEEMVDKYYNSQKFNHIIRYFERKFELPFDFYYSLGMFFEDKGYFSKNIGNAEYYKVFLDYSESVLQESNKYLKEIIRFNYLIFNKKRGLPEFLRSDMEKEEEKSIKEKLKEQYSFKEYHLEKFKINIEKYIETGEILEEDTYYLFNDRAEYIRCM; the protein is encoded by the coding sequence ATGAAGGTATTAATTACAGCGATTGACTCTAAATTCATTCATAGTAATTTAGCAGTTAGATACTTAAAAAGTTTTACAAGAGATATGGATTATGAAAGCAAAATAAAAGAATTCACTATAAACGATAGGGAAGGTAGAATACTTGAAGAAATAATTAAAGAAAAACCAGATATTGTAGCATTTTCAACATATATTTGGAATGTTGAACTTATCTCAAGAGTGGCTAATTTGATAAAGAGAGTGGATTCTAATATAGAAATTTTATATGGTGGACCAGAAGTTTCATTTGACTCAAGAAGTTTCTTGAAAAATAATGTAGGAGAATATGTTATTGAAGGTGAAGGAGAAAAAACTTATAGAGATTTTATTCTATATAAATTAGGTAAAATTAAACTGGAAGATGTCAGAGGGCTTCATTATAAAGTTAATGATATAGTTTATTCCAATGAAAAGCGTCCACTTATGTCAATGGATGAAATATTTTTTCCATATGAAGAAAATGAAGATTTGACTAATAAAATTGTATATTATGAGGCTTCACGAGGGTGTCCTTTTAACTGTAAATACTGTCTTTCATCTACAAGTCATGGAGTTAGATTTTTAGATATTGATAGAGTATTAAAGGATTTAATGTATTTTATAAATAAGGAAGTTAGATTAGTTAAATTTGTTGACCGTACATTTAACTGTAATTCTAAATTTGCTATGGCAATATGGGATTTCTTAATAAATCAAGATACGAATACTCAATTTCATTTTGAGATATCAGCAGACATATTAAAGCCACAGGAAATAGAACTTTTATCAAAAGCTCCAAAAGGAAGATTTAGATTTGAAGTTGGCGTTCAAACTACTAATGACGAAGTTTTAAGAAATATAAATAGATTTGTTAATTTCAGTGATATAAAAGAAAAAGTTTTAGAAATTGAAGCATTAAGAAATATAGATCAGCATTTAGATCTAATAGCAGGACTTCCTGGAGAAGATTATGAATCTTTCAAAAAGTCTTTTAATGATATGTATGAAATAAAACCAGAAGAAATACAACTTGGTTTTTTAAAGTTATTAAAGGGATCTTCTATGAGAGAAGATGCAGACAAATATGGAATGGAATACTCACCATATCCGCCATATGAGATATTAAAAACGGATAAGATCTCATACGAAGAGTTATTAAAACTAAAAAAGGTAGAAGAGATGGTAGATAAATATTATAATTCTCAAAAGTTTAATCATATAATTAGATATTTTGAGAGAAAATTTGAGTTACCATTTGATTTTTATTATAGTCTAGGAATGTTCTTTGAAGATAAAGGTTATTTTAGCAAAAACATAGGAAATGCTGAATACTATAAAGTATTTTTAGATTATAGTGAAAGTGTATTACAAGAAAGTAACAAATATTTAAAAGAGATTATTAGATTTAATTACTTAATATTTAATAAGAAACGTGGTCTTCCAGAATTTTTGAGAAGTGACATGGAGAAAGAGGAAGAAAAGAGTATAAAAGAAAAACTTAAAGAACAATATTCATTTAAAGAATATCATTTAGAAAAGTTTAAAATTAACATAGAGAAATATATTGAAACTGGAGAAATATTAGAAGAGGATACTTATTATTTATTTAATGATAGGGCTGAATATATTAGATGTATGTAA
- a CDS encoding MarR family winged helix-turn-helix transcriptional regulator has translation MNEYYIQQIFSTIFYLSNKIQVQGDKMDERITVRQWMVLLTISHLPEDNASYSKIADKMGCTKQNVKHIIDSLQKKNYVLLEKNEKDKRAINIKITKECREIMGEYYEKGNKFLKDMFNDLEEKELENLWDLLKKIANYDGSNWTGYEERVNIWGRG, from the coding sequence GTGAACGAATATTATATACAGCAAATTTTTTCAACAATTTTCTATTTATCAAACAAGATTCAAGTACAAGGGGATAAGATGGATGAAAGAATAACTGTACGTCAATGGATGGTGCTTTTGACAATTTCACATTTACCAGAAGACAATGCATCTTATAGCAAAATAGCAGATAAGATGGGATGTACAAAACAGAACGTAAAGCACATTATTGATAGCTTACAAAAAAAGAACTATGTGCTTTTGGAGAAAAATGAAAAAGATAAACGTGCTATAAATATAAAAATAACTAAAGAATGTAGAGAAATTATGGGAGAGTATTACGAAAAAGGAAATAAATTTTTAAAAGATATGTTTAATGACCTTGAGGAAAAGGAACTAGAAAATTTGTGGGATTTGTTGAAAAAAATAGCAAACTATGATGGCAGCAATTGGACTGGCTATGAAGAAAGAGTTAATATTTGGGGGAGAGGTTAA
- a CDS encoding acyl-CoA thioester hydrolase/BAAT C-terminal domain-containing protein, protein MENNCTISIMPETSKVDEPVTIKISGLLKNERVLIRALSNDYYCINTSIFDVGNKAEWESYAVFVADESGTIDLENAKPVEGTYKEADKMGLFYSMTVKENYKTKIPIRLSDIGENRDYTMTFQVERNGRVIASKTHKRIYCDEFISSVDVVEDKLLGRYFTSKENIPKPAIIVLSGSDGRLEKAQAIAGIFAMHGYSALAVCYFGLEGTNKSLSCVELECVENAIDWLKKQSTVAKNKIGIYGRSKGGEMVLLAASIFKDISCVIANTPSCYVYEGLKANKFPSKHSSWMYKRREIPYIKFSFSILIQTLVKMMIGNKEAMAWMYRKLIEDGNVYEAMIPVEKINGPILMASSLKDKIWPSKTHCEIIVELLRKAHFKHEYKHITYEKSGHMLTVPYQSIYPSNKYPDDIDGFAKANINCWNETINFINKWSRQKI, encoded by the coding sequence ATGGAGAATAATTGTACGATAAGTATTATGCCTGAAACATCAAAAGTTGATGAACCTGTAACAATAAAAATAAGTGGACTTTTAAAAAATGAAAGAGTATTAATTCGCGCCTTAAGCAATGATTATTATTGCATAAATACTTCTATATTTGATGTAGGGAATAAAGCAGAGTGGGAATCTTATGCGGTTTTTGTGGCGGATGAAAGTGGAACTATAGATTTAGAAAATGCTAAGCCTGTTGAGGGAACATATAAAGAGGCAGATAAAATGGGGCTTTTCTATTCTATGACTGTAAAAGAAAACTATAAAACTAAAATTCCTATAAGATTAAGTGATATTGGAGAGAACAGAGATTATACAATGACCTTTCAGGTAGAGCGTAATGGAAGAGTTATTGCGTCAAAAACACATAAAAGAATTTATTGTGATGAATTTATTTCAAGTGTAGATGTAGTAGAAGATAAACTTTTAGGAAGATATTTTACTTCAAAGGAAAATATACCCAAGCCAGCGATTATTGTTTTGAGTGGAAGCGATGGTAGACTTGAAAAGGCACAGGCAATTGCTGGAATATTTGCAATGCACGGATATTCAGCACTAGCTGTATGTTATTTTGGTCTTGAAGGAACTAATAAAAGTTTAAGCTGTGTGGAGCTTGAATGTGTTGAAAATGCGATAGATTGGTTAAAAAAACAATCTACAGTGGCCAAAAATAAGATTGGAATTTATGGTAGATCTAAAGGTGGAGAAATGGTTTTACTTGCCGCATCTATTTTTAAAGACATAAGTTGCGTCATTGCTAATACGCCAAGCTGTTATGTTTATGAGGGGTTAAAAGCTAATAAGTTTCCTTCTAAACATTCATCGTGGATGTACAAAAGGAGAGAAATACCATATATAAAATTTAGTTTCTCTATTTTGATTCAGACACTTGTAAAAATGATGATAGGAAATAAAGAAGCTATGGCTTGGATGTACAGGAAGCTCATTGAGGATGGAAATGTTTATGAAGCTATGATTCCAGTAGAAAAAATAAACGGACCAATTCTTATGGCTTCATCTTTAAAAGATAAAATTTGGCCTTCTAAAACTCACTGTGAAATAATCGTGGAATTGCTTAGAAAAGCTCATTTTAAACATGAATATAAACATATCACATACGAAAAATCTGGACATATGCTAACTGTACCGTATCAATCTATATATCCTTCAAATAAATATCCAGACGATATAGATGGTTTTGCAAAGGCAAATATAAATTGTTGGAATGAAACTATAAACTTTATAAACAAATGGTCAAGACAAAAGATCTAA
- a CDS encoding MFS transporter, protein MGSIFQALSSNIIFFLIARTIMGIGAGGMNTIPFIIYADLYTNLRKRAKVIGYATASFSAAAIIGPLIGGWIVDTFSWHWVFYINVPIALISILSVQIFFKEPQKISTVEKIDYLGAVIMIVSLVTLLTGIQMIETASLSLVSSLIIISLILLIVLFKVEEKAADPIIPNRLFKNGPLVVDFILFSLLWGAFVAFNIYIPMWAQGLLGVSALIGGVTQIPGSITNFLGSVVGPAMQPGLGKYRTVALGTLAFIISFGIMALAGISIPLWIILIAGAFEGFGLGLSFNILQISVQQDAEKRDIPIATSFAYLLRILSQTFMSSIYGVILNNALNKGVAESHGEVTIEALNKLSDSQSAGDLPKNLLPLMKQIMYGGLHNIMLVALVLLAIALVLNIGIQLKVKKK, encoded by the coding sequence ATTGGTTCAATATTTCAGGCATTATCAAGTAATATAATTTTTTTTCTTATTGCAAGAACCATTATGGGAATAGGGGCAGGTGGAATGAACACTATCCCATTTATCATTTATGCAGATTTGTATACAAACTTAAGAAAGAGGGCTAAGGTAATTGGATATGCGACAGCAAGCTTTAGTGCAGCAGCAATTATAGGGCCTTTAATAGGCGGCTGGATAGTTGATACTTTTAGTTGGCATTGGGTATTCTATATCAATGTTCCAATCGCATTAATTTCAATACTAAGTGTTCAAATTTTCTTTAAAGAGCCCCAAAAGATTTCTACGGTAGAAAAAATTGATTACTTAGGTGCTGTAATTATGATAGTTAGCTTGGTAACTCTTTTAACAGGTATTCAAATGATAGAGACAGCTTCATTAAGCTTGGTTAGTAGTTTGATTATTATAAGTCTTATTTTATTGATAGTACTATTTAAAGTTGAAGAAAAGGCAGCGGATCCTATAATACCTAATAGACTTTTTAAAAATGGACCATTAGTAGTTGATTTCATATTATTTTCTCTTTTATGGGGCGCATTTGTTGCCTTTAATATATACATACCAATGTGGGCGCAAGGATTATTAGGAGTAAGTGCTTTAATTGGAGGGGTGACTCAGATTCCAGGGTCTATTACTAATTTTCTGGGCTCAGTAGTTGGACCAGCTATGCAGCCAGGATTGGGTAAGTATCGTACAGTTGCTCTAGGAACATTAGCGTTTATAATTTCTTTTGGAATTATGGCATTAGCTGGAATATCTATACCATTATGGATTATATTAATAGCAGGAGCATTTGAGGGATTTGGTTTGGGGTTAAGTTTCAATATATTACAAATAAGCGTACAACAGGATGCCGAAAAACGAGATATTCCAATTGCGACATCATTTGCATATCTTTTACGTATTTTAAGTCAAACATTTATGTCATCAATATATGGAGTAATTTTAAATAACGCTTTAAACAAAGGTGTGGCTGAATCTCATGGAGAAGTTACTATTGAAGCATTAAATAAGTTGAGTGACTCCCAAAGCGCAGGTGATTTACCCAAAAATTTATTACCACTTATGAAGCAGATTATGTACGGTGGTTTACATAATATAATGTTAGTTGCATTAGTTTTATTAGCTATTGCGTTAGTTTTGAATATTGGAATACAACTAAAGGTGAAAAAGAAGTAG
- a CDS encoding MraY family glycosyltransferase yields the protein MDYVLAMVISLITALITMPFLMKLANKLHFTDKPSKRKQHKVPTPLCGGLALYFGFFVSYFIFPRDDMKLLQQLTVFVAATMIIIIGLIDDWYKTKGKEFAIFPRLVIQLLSAILVFKAGVFFQGFTNPFTGSYVELNTTIQFILTITWIFGVTTVINWSDGMDGLAGGLSLISAITFFLAAIILEQSDSALVSIMLVGTILGFLYYNRFPAKVFMGDSGANFLGFILSITALEGAFKQATVLSLFIPILALAVPIFDNLFVIIKRFSEGKPVYQADRSQIHFRLEKRGLTTVQVVNYIMLISLSFSAISIILLLIKR from the coding sequence ATGGATTATGTATTAGCAATGGTAATTTCACTTATAACTGCATTAATTACCATGCCATTTCTTATGAAACTAGCTAACAAATTACATTTCACGGATAAGCCCAGCAAAAGAAAACAACATAAAGTGCCAACACCACTATGTGGAGGTTTAGCATTGTATTTTGGTTTTTTTGTTTCATATTTTATATTCCCAAGGGATGATATGAAGCTGCTACAACAATTAACTGTTTTTGTTGCAGCAACAATGATAATAATAATTGGTTTAATAGATGACTGGTATAAGACTAAAGGAAAAGAATTTGCTATATTTCCAAGATTAGTTATTCAGCTATTATCTGCAATCTTAGTGTTTAAGGCAGGTGTTTTTTTTCAAGGATTTACAAATCCTTTTACAGGCAGTTATGTAGAGTTGAACACTACAATACAATTTATCCTTACAATAACTTGGATATTTGGAGTTACAACTGTAATTAACTGGTCTGATGGTATGGATGGATTGGCAGGAGGGTTATCCCTCATATCTGCAATAACATTTTTCTTAGCAGCAATTATATTAGAACAAAGTGATTCTGCATTAGTATCTATAATGTTAGTTGGAACAATTTTGGGATTTTTGTATTATAATAGATTCCCGGCAAAAGTTTTTATGGGAGATTCTGGAGCTAATTTTTTAGGATTTATTTTAAGTATAACAGCATTGGAGGGGGCATTTAAACAGGCAACTGTTTTAAGTCTATTTATACCAATACTTGCTTTAGCAGTACCTATATTTGATAATTTATTTGTCATTATTAAAAGATTCTCGGAAGGGAAACCAGTGTATCAAGCAGATAGAAGCCAGATACATTTTAGATTAGAGAAAAGAGGTCTTACTACTGTACAAGTCGTAAATTACATAATGTTAATAAGTTTATCTTTTAGTGCGATTTCTATAATATTGCTGTTAATTAAAAGATAA
- a CDS encoding vitamin B12 dependent-methionine synthase activation domain-containing protein, with protein MGDLKLQINKNEVLRYLGYKGQDIDENIVNLIEECREEIKKIITPRFMYEYKDIIQLDEAIEVVNTKLILYGKDIKEHLKDSKKCVLMAVTLGNDVERKTRLYEKINLTKALILDACATTAVEEVCDYVERIVKEKAILNNKDITFRYSPGYGDLPLDVQSSFLRALDAQKKIGLTVSENNLLFPRKSVTAIIGIINRGSEKKIKSCKKCTNYKNCSFRREGEICGD; from the coding sequence ATGGGAGATTTGAAACTACAGATAAACAAGAATGAAGTACTTAGGTATCTTGGATATAAAGGACAGGATATAGATGAAAATATTGTAAATCTTATTGAGGAATGTAGAGAAGAAATCAAGAAGATAATTACCCCAAGATTTATGTATGAATATAAAGATATAATACAGCTTGATGAGGCTATAGAGGTTGTTAATACAAAACTAATTTTATATGGAAAAGATATAAAAGAGCATCTTAAAGATTCAAAAAAGTGCGTATTAATGGCAGTAACTTTGGGAAATGATGTGGAAAGAAAAACGAGATTATATGAAAAAATAAATTTAACAAAAGCACTTATATTAGATGCTTGTGCTACAACGGCAGTAGAGGAAGTATGTGATTATGTAGAAAGGATTGTTAAGGAAAAAGCTATATTGAATAATAAGGATATAACTTTTAGGTATAGTCCAGGTTATGGAGATTTGCCGTTAGATGTTCAAAGTAGCTTTTTAAGGGCATTAGATGCCCAGAAAAAAATTGGACTAACTGTATCAGAAAATAATTTACTATTTCCTAGGAAATCTGTTACAGCAATAATAGGGATAATAAATAGGGGAAGTGAAAAGAAAATAAAGAGCTGCAAAAAATGTACTAACTACAAAAATTGCAGTTTTAGAAGAGAGGGAGAAATCTGTGGGGATTAG
- a CDS encoding homocysteine S-methyltransferase family protein: MGIREYIRNNILIFDGAMGTMLQKKGLKLGENPEILNLKEPYIIEEIHREYISSGANVITTNTFGANELKLKLCNLVVEEAIDAAVNIAKKAKGNSETYIALDVGPIGELLESMGTLSFDRAYEIFKRQIIQGVKSGVDIILIETMTDLYELKAAVLAAKENSSLPIFCTMTFEENLRTFTGCTPEAMVLVLEGLGVDALGVNCSLGPKQLKPIVEEICSLSHIPVMVQPNAGLPTLSIGNETKYDVTKEEFADTLCGLIDLGVRVIGGCCGTSPEYIEELYKITRNKKLVSMEKEYYSAVCTPSKVVRIDGVRIIGERINPTGKKIFKEALKNGDLDYILNQAVSQIEVGAHILDVNVGLPEIDEADMMHKVIREIQGIMDTPLQIDSSDHKAIETGLRYYNGKPILNSVNGEDEVLDRILPIVKKYGASVVGLTLDERGIPAKAEERFEIAEKIISKAAEYGIRKEDVFIDCLVLTVSAQQKEVQETLKAVRMVKEKLGVKTVLGVSNISFGLPNRELINETFLALALANGLDLPIINPNVNGMTRVIDSYNVLYNYDKGAESYINNYANVELSREVTIKGNGAAKINSNINTVHDLKYIVVKGLKEEAKQATVELLKEKKELEIVNEHLIPALDMVGEKYEKGELFLPQLIQAAETVKNSFTILKEEISRTNSQTISKGKIIIATVKGDIHDIGKNIVKVILENYGYEMIDLGKDVPIKTVVEEAKKHNASLIGLSALMTTTLKSMEETIKALREDGYNGKIFVGGAVLTKDTAERIGADFYAKDAKESVEIARRVLS; this comes from the coding sequence GTGGGGATTAGGGAATATATAAGAAATAACATATTAATATTTGATGGAGCTATGGGAACAATGCTTCAAAAGAAAGGGCTGAAATTAGGAGAAAATCCTGAAATCTTAAATCTAAAAGAGCCATATATAATAGAAGAAATCCATAGAGAATATATATCTAGCGGTGCTAATGTAATAACTACTAATACTTTTGGTGCTAATGAGCTTAAACTAAAACTTTGTAATTTAGTGGTTGAAGAAGCAATAGATGCGGCAGTTAATATCGCCAAAAAAGCTAAAGGAAATAGTGAAACATATATAGCACTGGATGTAGGTCCTATAGGGGAACTTTTAGAGTCTATGGGAACTCTAAGTTTTGACAGAGCGTATGAAATTTTTAAACGACAAATAATTCAAGGGGTTAAATCTGGTGTTGATATAATTTTAATTGAAACAATGACAGATTTATACGAGCTTAAGGCCGCAGTGCTTGCAGCAAAGGAAAATTCAAGTTTGCCAATATTTTGTACAATGACATTTGAAGAAAATTTGAGAACATTCACCGGATGTACTCCAGAAGCCATGGTACTTGTATTAGAAGGATTAGGAGTAGATGCACTTGGCGTTAATTGCTCTTTGGGGCCAAAGCAGCTAAAACCAATTGTTGAAGAAATATGCAGCTTATCACATATTCCAGTAATGGTTCAGCCTAATGCAGGACTTCCAACACTATCAATAGGTAATGAAACAAAATATGATGTTACTAAAGAAGAATTTGCAGATACATTATGTGGATTAATTGACCTAGGGGTAAGAGTGATAGGTGGATGTTGTGGAACAAGTCCAGAATATATCGAGGAATTGTATAAAATAACGAGAAATAAGAAACTTGTGTCCATGGAAAAAGAATATTATTCCGCAGTTTGTACACCGTCAAAAGTAGTAAGGATAGATGGTGTTAGAATCATAGGTGAACGAATTAACCCTACAGGCAAAAAGATATTTAAGGAAGCTTTAAAAAATGGAGATTTAGATTATATATTAAATCAAGCAGTTTCTCAAATAGAAGTTGGAGCTCACATTCTAGATGTTAATGTAGGATTACCTGAAATTGATGAGGCAGATATGATGCATAAAGTAATTAGAGAGATTCAAGGCATCATGGATACACCACTTCAAATAGATTCTTCTGATCATAAAGCAATAGAGACAGGGCTCAGATATTATAATGGAAAACCTATATTGAATTCTGTAAATGGAGAAGATGAAGTTTTAGATAGAATACTTCCTATAGTAAAAAAATACGGCGCAAGTGTAGTAGGTTTAACATTAGATGAAAGAGGTATTCCAGCAAAAGCAGAAGAAAGATTTGAGATTGCAGAAAAAATAATAAGTAAAGCAGCGGAATACGGAATAAGAAAAGAAGATGTATTTATAGATTGTTTAGTTTTAACTGTGTCAGCTCAGCAGAAAGAAGTTCAAGAAACTTTAAAAGCTGTAAGAATGGTTAAAGAGAAATTAGGAGTTAAAACAGTACTTGGAGTTTCAAATATATCGTTTGGCCTTCCTAATAGAGAATTAATTAATGAGACTTTCTTGGCTCTAGCTCTTGCCAATGGGCTAGATTTACCAATAATTAATCCTAATGTGAATGGAATGACTAGAGTTATTGATTCTTACAATGTTTTATATAATTATGATAAAGGCGCTGAAAGTTATATTAATAATTATGCAAATGTAGAATTATCAAGAGAAGTCACTATTAAAGGTAATGGAGCAGCAAAGATTAATTCAAATATAAATACAGTTCATGATTTAAAGTATATTGTCGTTAAAGGACTAAAAGAAGAGGCGAAGCAAGCCACTGTTGAATTATTAAAAGAAAAGAAGGAGCTTGAAATAGTTAATGAGCATTTAATTCCAGCATTAGATATGGTTGGAGAAAAATATGAAAAAGGGGAACTTTTTTTACCGCAGCTAATTCAAGCAGCTGAAACGGTAAAAAATTCATTTACCATTTTGAAGGAAGAAATATCTAGAACTAATTCTCAAACTATATCAAAGGGTAAGATAATTATAGCTACAGTAAAAGGAGATATTCATGATATAGGTAAAAATATAGTAAAAGTTATCTTAGAAAACTATGGCTATGAAATGATAGATTTAGGGAAGGATGTACCTATAAAGACTGTTGTAGAGGAAGCAAAAAAACATAATGCATCTTTAATTGGATTAAGTGCGCTTATGACAACGACACTTAAAAGCATGGAGGAAACGATAAAAGCGCTAAGGGAAGATGGGTACAATGGAAAGATATTTGTTGGTGGAGCAGTACTTACAAAAGATACAGCAGAAAGAATAGGTGCAGACTTCTATGCCAAAGATGCAAAGGAATCAGTAGAAATTGCAAGAAGAGTACTTTCATAG